A DNA window from Myripristis murdjan chromosome 19, fMyrMur1.1, whole genome shotgun sequence contains the following coding sequences:
- the mprip gene encoding myosin phosphatase Rho-interacting protein isoform X2, with protein sequence MSSKDNPCRKFQANIFNKSKCQNCFKPRESHLLNDEDLNQAKPIYGGWLLLAPEGTNFDNPLHRSRKWQRRFFILYEHGLLRYALDEMPSTLPQGTINMNQCSDVIDGESRTGQKNSLCILTPDKEHFIRAECKEIINGWQEALTVYPRTNKQNQKKKRKVEPPTHQGGVTPSRCFSTGDMNGHPEPGPAKVTVTSSGGSIPCLPSSIASAERVPASRASLWQEEGRWSRATIPCSRSASCISQLAQSHPGSGVTSQDDGSTMSSGRKVRVESGYFSLEKTKSEPSAQPAQPSQPPQHLPLSSSASSSSLGAPHRYNAESDPHTSPYYPSPDSLPSPGALLSPSYSTISSSQSSLDSEPSSSAPSWDGRSVGGGSVSSVGGGGGRVGRSGREYAALSDVPRARRLSYREAFRSEKKRQELRARTRSPGREEVARLFGEERRRSQVIERFEDGQHVERMDTSSSTEPSANTVLIQRQGRSERRYLANKQDLSLDAGKERSAPDVSISTFSNLRRAKSLDRRVTESSMTPDLLNFKKGWMTKLYEDGMWKKHWFVLTDQSLKYYKDSIAEEASDPDGEIDLSTCYDVTEFPVQRNYGFQILCKEGACTLSAMTSGIRRNWIQAIMKNVRPTIAPDVTRSLPEEKVKAQVVLEPCTQPSPEPSPTLEAPRVDIHIQSGGNSVSVPASELRKSRVRERRREGRSKTYDWSEFKGGQTEKPMRNRAETVDLSSPSSSSTASSSCSSSSSPSSPGSYPLSTASSPQTSSVSSSQPPSVATTEEADKERARWHEERKGILQHTATSAPHTPNTVTMVTTLNTTSGVHPWIPERQDQGKMEVDHPSAMNSDASEEKIGQRGSRTTDVQIEIEHRWHQVETTPLREEKQVPITSAIGNSVTSDRLPPHELAALLDKELGQKQKELDRLQEQNNLLQEQLEDARGREQSAREGYVLQSAPSSTPPSTSPHRVPWQRLHKLNQDLQGELEAQKHKQDLAQQQVKTLKRSYTEAQDAVRHHEADIQALQSKLASAMAEIVASERAVARMRNELKLEQERSREQEEDWGHSEATLRAQLRDSEDRLREVEASLLERNQALRHLEHQQALQRDHLREVQRLQERLQEVTARLTATEEGQALKEERLRNEQHSMQESHERERQTLSRRLAEAITARKEMEDKLLEAEQQVEALLRGRQASGGKEDRVEVLKLQEELAQKTDMVETLRESVRRLEEEKGQLTCHCQELLNQIAEADREVNKLRSRLETEEADYYTLEHSYERASEEFQKMSQFLKEKEEEIRQTKEMYERLVERKEEDLKEALVKMTALGNSLEETEQKLQAKEELLCQMSHSVLDKVEPCSAERDLQAKLVVAEDRIAELEQHLNALHLGYAGLCMERQQMPERHRKERVNTSNSLPTNTELSLAFDTRSKTNTSSDGKESQAKRPRIRFSSIQCQKYISLEGLDTSNVSSTFKDSQSQKLSQDVSQDIHSTEESSTSDITFHYASDPEKFISIIHALETKLLATEDKLRTLTQNLKEQKGGKAEDLPKSDLKETDNKPHQEKEPSFGTGCQINAASIEYAKALECVETSREKVRAILSGSHGTTDLQLHSLSEIENELFNATLYIKQGEKTLEENSLQVQQNQTQETLNSRELDEDTMHLFAKTLSFEAVVLNKMALLIQNSESDLLQGLAKIQEDIKSIKRDEEDYLAIVYADVLTRKLMLESAFWKELEKIETQFEHSDVAKSREGKVSSGTDIDATVILNTFFKAELAYSFQNLKHFYEEKFRTLKRELTEAHNNLQKRELALKAIFEALKRPDLKNVVKEVKNNFGFSQQRLADIRPPELAPYMEQIEMEEARDLAEEVIDRQLAGDMPSCSVDTIESLQNAQDSLAHELQRQASILHRYAQEIESGGSHPEVASMIRALAGHQATHNFTSSSLCMREALIQAQVAYVACRLRAIHERDLGQCQQAGQHMDALVKEHAHNVSAIQEKYEASLQEERLSFTQTVDILQKENHTLKNEISKRVNQLSQQQEQLSHLEKHFQKETEELRQKHKQELSQAEQGRASTELVLMETTADSQRKLEVLLLDMDTMEERHEGHVRKLQEQFQERISELQHIHKEEIQKLHAQYMDTIRCIQEHQQGTEVPEISFSLQHDEATAPMEEEEQGKGEEEHTMCEVDPMVVLKDRIQELETQMNTMRDELENKHLEGDVASLREKYQRDFESLKATCERGFAAMEETHQKVIEDLQRQHQREVSKLMEERERLLAEETAATIAAIEAMKNAHKEELEKTQRSQLSGLNSDIDELRLQYEEELQSVQRELEVLSEQYSQKCLENAHLAQALEAERQALRQCQRENQELNAHNQELNNRLTAEITRMRSCFSGETAMSPLTQGKDVYELEVLLRIKESEIQYLKQEIHSLKDELQSALRDKKYATDKYKDIYTELSIVKAKADCDISKLKEKLLVATEALGERTVDGAVTPGYDIMKSKSNPDFMKKERSANAKQTRGVRSKSLKEGLSVQERMKLFEAKDSRKI encoded by the exons CCTAGCACTCTGCCTCAGGGCACCATCAACATGAACCAGTGTTCCGATGTGATTGATGGAGAGTCCAGGACAGGCCAGAAGAACTCGCTGTGCATCCTTACACCTGACAAAGAGCACTTCATACGGGCTGAGTGTAAAGAAATCATCAATGG GTGGCAGGAAGCTCTGACTGTCTACCCTAGGACCAACAAGCAGAACCAGAAGAAAAAACGCAAGGTTGAGCCACCCACTCACCAG GGTGGAGTAACTCCAAGCCGTTGCTTTTCCACCGGAGACATGAATGGACACCCA GAGCCTGGCCCTGCCAAGGTGACAGTGACCAGCAGCGGAGGCAGCATCCCCTGCCTGCCCAGCAGTATTGCCAGTGCTGAGCGTGTCCCGGCCAGCCGTGCCAGCCTGTGGCAGGAGGAGGGCCGCTGGAGCAGAGCCACCATCCCCTGCAGCCGCAGCGCGTCCTGTATCAGCCAGCTGGCACAGAGCCACCCAGGCTCTGGTGTCACCTCTCAAGACG ATGGCAGCACCATGAGCAGTGGACGCAAAGTACGAGTGGAGAGCGGTTACTTTTCTCTGGAGAAGACCAAGTCGGAGCCCTCAGCACAGCCAGCACAACCTTCCCAGCCACCCCAACATCTGCCCCTGTCCTCTTCagcatcttcctcttccctcgGAGCCCCCCACAGGTACAACGCTGAATCAGACCCCCACACCTCTCCTTATTACCCTTCCCCAGACTCCCTTCCTTCCCCAggcgccctcctctctcccagctACTCCACCATCAGCTCCTCCCAAAGCTCACTGGACTCTGAACCCAGCAGTAGTGCACCCAGCTGGGACGGGCGCAGTGTTGGGGGAGGGAGTGTTAGTAGTgtcggtggaggaggaggaagagtgggCCGGTCTGGCAGGGAGTACGCAGCACTATCGGATGTGCCACGGGCTCGCAGGCTGAGCTACCGCGAAGCGTTCCGCTCAGAGAAAAAGCGTCAAGAGCTGCGGGCGCGGACACGGAGTCCCGGCAGAGAAGAGGTGGCCCGGCTGTTTGGGGAGGAGCGCAG GCGTTCTCAAGTCATAGAGCGATTTGAAGATGGTCAGCATGTAGAGCGTATGGACACAAGCAGCTCCACTGAGCCCTCTGCTAATACTGTGCTAATCCAGAGACAAGGCCGCAGTGAGAGACGTTATCTGGCTAATAAACAG GACTTGTCTTTGGATGCTGGGAAGGAGCGTTCAGCCCCAGATGTGTCCATATCAACATTTTCCAACTTAAGAAGAGCCAAGTCACTGGACCGTAGAGTCACTGAGTCCTCCATGACT CCAGATCTGCTGAACTTCAAAAAAGGATGGATGACCAAACTATATGAAGATGGGATG TGGAAGAAACACTGGTTTGTTCTTACAGACCAGAGTCTGAAGTACTACAAGGACTCAATAGCTGAGGAG GCTTCAGACCCTGATGGTGAGATTGACCTTTCCACTTGTTATGATGTGACCGAGTTCCCTGTCCAGAGGAACTATGGCTTCCAAATCCTA TGTAAGGAGGGGGCATGCACGCTGTCGGCCATGACCTCTGGAATCCGTCGCAACTGGATTCAGGCCATCATGAAGAATGTTCGGCCTACCATTGCTCCTGATGTCACCCG GTCCCTTCCTGAGGAGAAGGTAAAAGCGCAGGTTGTGTTGGAGCCATGTACACAGCCCTCCCCTGAGCCCAGCCCCACTCTTGAGGCCCCCAGGGTGGATATCCACATACAGTCAGGTGGTAACAGCGTCTCTGTCCCTGCGTCTGAGCTACGCAAAAGCCGGGTCCGTGAGCGCAGACGAGAGGGCCGCTCCAAAACCTATGACTGGTCTGAATTCAAAGggggacagacagaaaaaccCATGAGGAATAGAGCGGAGACAGTTGACCTCAGCTCTCCTTCATCATCCTCTacagcctcctcctcttgctcttcctcctcctccccttcgtCCCCAGGATCCTATCCTCTATctaccgcttcttctccacaaacCTCCTCTGTCTCAAGTTCTCAGCCCCCTTCTGTGGCAACTACGGAGGAGGCAGACAAAGAGCGAGCACGCTGGCATGAGGAGAGGAAGGGTATCCTTCAACACACCGCAACTAGTGCACCCCACACGCCAAAcactgttaccatggttaccacaTTAAACACTACATCAGGGGTGCATCCATGGATTCCTGAGCGTCAAGACCAAGGGAAAATGGAAGTTGACCACCCATCAGCCATGAACAGTGACGCCAGTGAAGAGAAAATTGGGCAGAGGGGTAGCAGAACCACAGATGTCCAGATTGAGATTGAGCACCGCTGGCATCAGGTGGAGACCACACCATTAAGAGAAGAGAAGCAAGTGCCCATCACCTCAGCCATAGGAAACTCTGTTACCTCTGACAGATTGCCTCCACATGAGCTTGCTGCCCTGCTAGACAAAGAG CTTGGACAGAAGCAAAAGGAGCTGGACCGACTGCAGGAGCAGAACAACCTTTTACAGGAGCAACTGGAAGATGCACGAGGGAGAGAACAAAGTGCCAGAGAGGGCTATGTACTGCAG AGTGCACCCTCCTCcacacccccctccacctcACCGCACAGAGTACCATGGCAACGCTTGCACAAGCTCAACCAAGATTTGCAGGGTGAGTTGGAGGCCCAGAAGCACAAGCAGGACCTTGCTCAGCAGCAGGTTAAAACACTAAAGAGAAGCTACACTGAAGCCCAGGATGCTGTGCGCCACCATGAGGCTGACATCCAGGCTCTGCAATCCAAGCTGGCCTCTGCAATGGCTGAAATCGTAGCTAGTGAGCGTGCTGTGGCCCGTATGCGTAATGAACTCAAGCTTGAGCAAGAACGTTCCAGGGAACAGGAAGAGGATTGGGGACACAGTGAGGCCACCCTACGAGCCCAGCTAAGGGACAGTGAAGACAGACTCCGTGAAGTAGAGGCCAGCCTCTTGGAGAGGAACCAGGCCCTCAGGCACCTGGAGCATCAGCAAGCCCTGCAGAGGGACCACCTGAGGGAGGTACAGAGGCTCCAAGAGAGGCTACAGGAGGTGACTGCCAGACTAACTGCTACTGAGGAGGGTCAAGCACTGAAGGAGGAGCGCCTGAGGAACGAGCAGCATAGCATGCAAGAGAgtcatgagagagaaagacaaacccTAAGTAGAAGATTAGCTGAGGCTATAACTGCACGGAAAGAGATGGAAGACAAGCTGCTAGAGGCTGAGCAGCAGGTAGAAGCCCTGTTAAGAGGGAGGCAGGCttcaggaggaaaagaggataGAGTAGAAGTGCTGAAGCTGCAAGAAGAGCTGGCCCAGAAAACTGATATGGTTGAGACACTGCGAGAGAGTGTCCGTAGGCTAGAGGAAGAGAAGGGCCAACTTACATGCCACTGTCAGGAACTTCTCAACCAGATAGCAGAGGCAGACCGCGAGGTGAACAAGCTTCGCAGTCGTCTGGAAACAGAGGAGGCTGATTATTACACCCTGGAGCACTCTTATGAGAGGGCATCTGAAGAGTTTCAGAAGATGAGCCAGTTcctcaaagaaaaagaagaagagatcCGCCAGACTAAGGAGATGTATGAGAGGCTGGTGGAACGCAAGGAGGAGGATCTGAAAGAGGCCCTTGTTAAGATGACTGCACTTGGCAATAGCCTGGAGGAGACTGAGCAGAAGTTGCAAGCCAAGGAAGAGCTTCTCTGTCAGATGAGTCATAGTGTCTTAGATAAAGTGGAGCCCTGCAGTGCTGAGAGAGATCTGCAAGCTAAGCTTGTGGTTGCAGAGGACCGCATTGCAGAGCTAGAGCAGCATCTCAATGCCCTGCATCTGGGCTATGCTGGCCTCTGCATGGAAAGGCAGCAAATGCCAGAACGTCACAGAAAGGAAAGGGTTAATACCTCAAACTCCTTACCAACAAACACAGAACTGTCACTTGCATTTGACACTAGATCCAAAACAAATACCTCCTCAGATGGTAAGGAGTCTCAAGCTAAGAGGCCACGGATACGTTTTTCCAGCATTCAGTGCCAAAAATACATCAGTTTAGAGGGCCTGGACACCAGTAATGTAAGCAGCACCTTTAAAgacagtcaaagtcaaaaactTAGTCAAGATGTGAGCCAAGACATTCATTCAACTGAAGAAAGCAGCACTTCTGATATCACATTCCATTACGCTAGTGACCCAGAGAAATTTATCTCCATCATACATGCCCTAGAAACTAAACTACTGGCCACTGAGGATAAGCTAAGAACCCTGACACAGAACCTAAAGGAGCAAAAAGGTGGCAAAGCAGAAGACCTACCCAAGTCTGATCTAAAAGAGACTGATAATAAACCCCACCAAGAGAAAGAACCTAGTTTTGGAACTGGGTGTCAGATTAATGCTGCCAGTATTGAATATGCCAAGGCCCTAGAGTGTGTGGAAACTAGTCGAGAGAAAGTCAGGGCTATTCTCAGTGGCTCTCATGGGACCACTGATTTACAGCTGCACTCCTTGTCAGAGATAGAGAATGAGTTGTTCAATGCAACACTGTACAtcaaacaaggggaaaaaaccTTGGAAGAGAACTCACTACAGGTCCAACAAAATCAAACCCAAGAGACTCTCAACAGCAGGGAATTAGACGAAGATACAATGCACCTCTTTGCTAAAACCCTGTCTTTTGAGGCAGTTGTTTTAAACAAGATGGCTTTGTTAATACAGAATTCAGAGTCTGACCTCCTACAAGGTCTTGCTAAGATACAGGAAGACATCAAGAGTATtaaaagagatgaagaggatTACTTGGCTATAGTTTATGCTGATGTCTTGACAAGGAAATTAATGTTGGAGAGTGCATTCTGGAAAGAACTGGAGAAAATAGAAACACAATTTGAACATTCAGATGTTGCTAAATCAAGAGAGGGCAAAGTTTCAAGTGGTACAGATATTGATGCCACAGTTATCTTAAACACATTCTTTAAAGCCGAACTAGCTTACTCTTTCCAAAATCTCAAGCATTTCTATGAGGAAAAATTTAGAACACTTAAAAGGGAGCTGACAGAAGCCCATAATAATTTACAGAAAAGGGAGTTGGCATTGAAAGCAATTTTTGAAGCTTTAAAAAGACctgatttgaaaaatgtagtCAAAGAAGTCAAAAATAACTTTGGTTTTAGTCAGCAAAGGCTAGCTGATATCCGTCCTCCTGAACTTGCTCCCTATATGGAGCAGATTGAAATGGAAGAGGCCAGAGACCTGGCAGAGGAAGTTATTGATAGGCAACTGGCTGGAGACATGCCGTCTTGCAGTGTTGACACAATTGAGTCACTGCAAAATGCACAAGACAGTCTGGCTCATGAGCTTCAAAGACAGGCATCAATCCTTCATAGATATGCTCAAGAGATAGAGAGTGGTGGCAGCCATCCAGAAGTGGCCAGTATGATTCGTGCTCTTGCCGGGCACCAGGCTACACATAATTTCACAAGTAGCTCCCTATGTATGCGTGAAGCCCTTATCCAGGCTCAAGTGGCTTATGTTGCCTGCAGGTTACGAGCCATCCATGAACGGGACTTGGGCCAGTGTCAGCAGGCAGGTCAGCACATGGATGCTCTTGTCAAAGAACATGCCCACAATGTCAGTGCCATCCAAGAGAAATATGAAGCATCCTTGCAGGAGGAGCGCTTGAGCTTCACGCAAACAGTAGATATTTTACAGAAGGAGAACCACACACTGAAGAACGAAATCAGCAAACGTGTGAACCAGCTCTCCCAGCAGCAAGAGCAACTGAGCCACCTGGAGAAGCATTTCCAAAAGGAGACCGAAGAGCTGAGACAGAAGCACAAGCAGGAGTTAAGCCAAGCAGAGCAAGGCCGTGCCTCCACAGAGCTGGTCCTCATGGAGACCACAGCTGACAGCCAACGAAAGTTAGAGGTTCTGCTGCTGGACATGGACACCATGGAGGAACGGCATGAGGGTCATGTGAGGAAACTACAGGAGCAGTTCCAAGAGAGGATCAGTGAACTGCAGCATATACACAAGGAGGAGATTCAGAAGTTGCATGCCCAGTATATGGACACCATTCGCTGTATCCAAGAGCACCAACAGGGCACGGAAGTCCCAGAGATCTCTTTCTCACTGCAGCATGATGAAGCCACAGCAccaatggaggaggaggagcaggggaagggagaggaggagcatACCATGTGTGAGGTAGACCCCATGGTGGTTCTCAAGGACAGGATCCAGGAGCTGGAGACCCAGATGAACACCATGAGGGATGAACTGGAGAACAAGCACCTAGAAGGAGATGTGGCCAGCCTAAGAGAGAAATACCAGAGAGACTTTGAAAGTCTTAAG GCCACATGTGAACGTGGCTTTGCAGCAATGGAGGAAACACACCAGAAGGTGATAGAGGACCTCCAGAGGCAGCACCAGAGGGAGGTCTCTAAACTcatggaagaaagagagagactatTGGCTGAGGAAACTGCCGCCACAATTGCTG CTATTGAAGCTATGAAGAATGCACACAAGGAAGAACTGGAGAAGACCCAGCGCTCCCAATTGAGTGGACTGAACTCTGACATTGATGAGCTTCGCTTGCAATATGA GGAGGAGCTGCAGTCCGTTCAGAGGGAACTGGAGGTTTTGTCAGAACAGTACTCCCAGAAATGCCTGGAGAACGCTCACCTGGCCCAGGCACTGGAGGCCGAGAGGCAGGCCCTCAGGCAGTGTCAAAGAGAGAACCAGGAGCTCAACGCCCACAACCAG GAATTAAATAACCGTCTGACTGCAGAGATCACTAGAATGCGCTCCTGCTTCAGTGGTGAAACTGCAATGTCGCCTCTTACCCAGGGCAAGGATGTTTATGAGCTGGAg GTATTACTACGGATTAAGGAATCAGAGATACAATATCTTAAACAAGAAATCCACTCTTTGAAAGATGAACTGCAGTCTGCATTAAGG GACAAGAAATATGCCACAGACAAGTATAAGGACatctacacagagctgagcATTGTGAAAGCAAAGGCTGACTGCGACATCAGCAAGCTGAAGGAGAAACTGCTCGTTGCCACAGAAGCTCTTGGCGAGAGGACTGTGGATGGAGCAGTCACACCTGGATATG atatCATGAAGTCAAAGAGTAATCCAGACTTCATGAAAAAAGAGCGATCAGCAAATGCCAAGCAAACCAGAGGTGTAAGGTCAAAG aGCCTTAAAGAGGGACTCTCTGTACAGGAGCGCATGAAGCTATTTGAGGCAAAGGATTCCCGAAAGATATGA